The stretch of DNA CTGTCAAAAAGTCTGTTTCATTGCAGGTTCGAAATCCGCCAGTATTGCCAAGCGACAATCCGCGACATCCAGGCAAGCCCTTTGCTTTCGGCAAGGTGGATGTCTTCCCAATCTCCATCGCCTCGAGCCAAATGATGTGGCGCTTGATCATGATAGCCCCATATATCGAACAAACCGTCCCGCCGCATGACCGCCGTCACTTCATAGTCGATTTGTGGTGCGGTGGTCAGCGGATTGCCGACTGCATGTTGAAGGAGAAAACCGGTCTCGCCTTCCCCGTGGTCCAATCGTTTCAGCGTGATGCCGTCAGATGAAGCGGTCGCCCGTTCCCGAAAACGCTTCAAGTAATTATAGGCGACCGACTCCCCGACCTGCTTCGTAAAGGTCAATGGAGAACGATCTAAATCATAGGCTAGTTCGATATCGACCCGCGTCCGGAACCCTTTCCCGTCCGGAGCGAATCCTCTGCCATCCCCTTTAAAATAATGGTTCGGCGACAGCGCATTCGGGTTCGTAAGCCATTGGTCTTGCAAGAAAGTCGTATAGCGGAATTTCCAATGGTCCACCCGTTTCCGGACTTCTTTCTCCTTGACGGGCAATAGCAGCTGACTCGGAGGTGCAATTTCCTTAGTCAGTAAAAATTGCTCCACTTCCGCTTCCTCTTTCGTAGAAAACGGATTGATGGCGCCAAACACTTGCGACACGATGGATTTACCGACGTTCAACCGTTCCTCGGACTGGGCCAATGGGCGTTCAGCATGGATGGAGTAGACGGAAGGCTCATCTACTGAGATATCCCGATCAATATATCGATTCCCCTTCACCGTTTCTACATAAACGCCGTTTCGCAAAATATGGTATGCTTCGATGTCTTTGATTTTTTCCCAAGATAACGCAATTTGCGTCTTGGCGACGATTGTGGTCATGACGATGGATTGCAGGGGATTCTCCTTATTCTTTTCCTCTGCGAACGCAGACGTCTGAAGGACGATGACATCGACCACTTCCCCATTTTCCAAACGTTCAACCGTGTACGTATAGAGTTTCGCATGGGTGAAATCACCATCACTGAACTCCGCAACCGTCCCTTCGTACAGATGCGTTCCGTCTTTATACACACGATACAGGCCGCCGACATCATTCCATGTGAATGAAATGAGATCCGCCTGATGCAAAACTGTCTGAATCTCAAATAATGGCTGCATGGACGCGAAGCCTCCTTCTACCCTTCATAATTGCTTGTTTTGGAAGAGACTAAACCTGGCAGTGGATCTTCTTATGATTTCCCGTCTTGCCAACGCTTGAAACTATGTTATAGTGAAGTGAAAAATAATTTCATCTGTTACCACTAGGGGAGTCTTGCAAAAGGACTGAGACGCGTATGGCTATGCGGACCCTTGGAACCTGATCTGGTTGATGCCAGCGGAGGGAAGTGGAGTGGCGATTGCAATCGTTCATTTTTCCAACACGCCCGCTTCCTGATCCGATCAGGAGGCGGTTTTTTTAATATCTAAAAAGGAGTGAATTACCATGTTGAACTCACCTGTACTTCTTCTACAACAATTACGGAAGGACCAACCTCTCGTTCACTGCATCACGAATATTGTCGTGGCCAACTTCCAGGCGAACGGCCTGCTTGCGTTGGGCGCGTCTCCGGTGATGGCGGATGCAGTCGAGGAAGCTGCTGAAATTGCGTCCGTCTCTTCTTGTACCGTCCTGAATATCGGCACCTTGAAGGCAGTCACGGTCGAGGCGATGATCCTCGCCGGCAAAAGTGCCAATACGCACGGAAAACCGGTCGTCCTCGACCCAGTCGGAGCCGGAGCGACAGCATTCCGCAAGCAGTCTGTGCTGCGTATTTTGGAGGAGGTCGAGGTCACGCTCATCCGTTGCAACGCAGGGGAACTGGCGGCCATTGCAGGTGTTACTTGGCAGGCGAAAGGCGTCGATGCCGGAGAGGGAGAAGCGGACGTGGTGAAATTGGCAAAACAAGTCGCAACTACCCACGATTGCCTTGTTGCGGTATCTGGCGAAGTCGACATCGTCACGGACGGTCAGAATCTCTTGTCCATTACTGGCGGACACCCATTAATGACGCGAGTGACGGGCGTGGGTTGCCTGTTAAGTTCCGTAGTAGGCGCTTTTTTAACCGTGGCGAATGAAAAACCATTGGAGGCGGCCGCCACGGCTTTGGCTTTCTATAAACAAGTTGGGGAACATGCGGCAGAAGCGGCCACAGGACCCGGAGATTTTGCAGTTCATTTTCTGAATGGATTGGCTTTAACGGAAGACCGATTGATTACAATAGGGGATTTTATTTCACAAGGAGGCATTTCACTATGACAGCAGTAGCGTTAACGATCGCTGGTTCGGATAGCGGGGGCGGGGCCGGCATCCAAGCCGACCTGAAAACCTTTCAGGAATTGGATGTATTCGGTACATCCGCACTGACCGCGGTTACGGCACAAAATACACTTGGCGTACATGGCGTCTATCCGATTGAAGCAGCCGGTGTCATTGCGCAGATAAAGGCAGTCTTGGAGGATTTCCATGTCGGTGCGGTGAAGACGGGGATGCTTTTTTCGGCTGATATCATTACAGCGGTGGCACAAACGTTGCGGATGTACGGACCACCGGCATTGATCATTGATCCTGTCATGATTGCAAAAGGCGGCGCTTCCCTCTTGCAGGAAGAGGCAGTGCATGCGTTACAACAGGAACTTATTCCGATTGCGGCAGTCGTCACACCGAACATCCCGGAAGCAGAAGTCCTGACAGGGGTTTCCATCGAAACGGATGATGACGTCTTGGAAGCGGCGGAGAAATTGTTGGAGCTCGGGGCCCAGGCAGTCGTGATGAAAGGCGGCCATCGCCACAACGAAAAATTTGCGGAAGACCTGTTCCTCTCCGCGGATGGCGAGCGGTTCCTTCTTCGCTCGGAGCGGATTAACACGAAGGATACGCATGGTACCGGCTGTACGTTTTCAGCAGCCATCACGGCATGGATGGCCAACGGAAAAACAGCTGGTGAATCCGTGATTGCTGCAAAACAATTCATCCAAGCAGCCATTCGGGATGGGCTGGAACTGGGCGCCGGACACGGTCCCACCAATCATTGGGCCTATCATCGCCTAGGCGAAAACGCGGGAAAGGGTGTCATCCTTGTCGATTAAAAAGCAGTTGAAATTATATTTCATCATGGGATCGAATAATACCGGAGCAGTCGAACCGCTCAATGTGTTGGAAGCGGCACTCCAGGGAGGTGTAACCTGCTTTCAATTACGGGAAAAAGGGGACGGAGCGTTGATCGGAGAGGCAAAACGAGAATTTGCGCAGCAATGCCAGCAGCTCTGTCAGCGCTATAGCGTCCCGTTCATCATCAATGATGACGTGGAATTGGCGATGGCCGTCGATGCAGACGGCGTCCATGTCGGACAGGACGACATGGACGCGGGGCGCGTGCGGGAACGGCTCGGGTCCAATAAAATTCTAGGCGTCTCCACACACACATTGGAAGAGGTTCAACAAGCGTTGGCAGACGGCGCAGATTACGTCGGCATGGGTCCCGTTTATGCGACCATGTCGAAAGCGGATGCCAAGCCGGTCGCGGGAACCGGGTTGATCCGGAAAACGGCTTCACTTCATCCCGATCTGCCGATTGTCGGCATCGGAGGCATCACTCTAGATAACTTCGAGCCCGTCATTCAAGCCGGCGCCAGCGGGGTGTCCTTGATTTCGGCCATTGCGTCGGCAGACGATCCTTTCGCCACCGCCCAGAAATTTGCAGCAACGATCGAGGAAATCATACAGAGGGAAGGGGCTTCATCATGAATACTCGTAAGATGGTCATCATGACGATGTTCGTCGCGATTGCGGTAGCGGGTTCGACGTTCGTTTCATTCCCGGCAGGCATCGCACGGGCTTATCCGATCCAGCACGCCGTCAACGTCATCGCAGCAATCCTGCTCGGACCCGTGCCCGCCGTCATCATTGCCTTTTTAACGGGATTGGTGCGGATTTTGACCGGCACCGGCTCCCTGTTGGCATTTCCCGGCGGCATGATCGGCGCGTTCCTGGCAGGTGTCATGTATAAGAGATTTGGCAAAGCATGGCTCGCCGGTGTCGGGGAAATGGTCGGTACAGGCATCCTCGCCTCCTTGTTCGCCGTCCCGTACGCCAAAATTCTGATGGGCACGACGTTCACAGCATTCTTCTTCGTCCCGCCCTTCCTCGTTTCGAGCGTCAGCGGCGCCCTGCTCGGCCTTGTACTAGCCGCCCGTTTGCAGGATACCCGGATTTCGTCGAAGATTGGTCAGATGGAATGAAGGTGCAACGCCAGGAATCCCGGAAACGGATGCTGGCGTTTTTTTAACCTTCACTTCTCTATGGATAATCGTCACTTTTGATGGAATATCCATCACTACGGCATACGTATCTGTCACTTTGTAGCAGATATTCGTCAAGTTCACAAGTTTATTCCTGAATTAGGACTTTACTCATAGATTTATCCGAGACAATAGATATCCCAATTCGGTCCGGTTCTCTACCCCCATCTTTTGAAAGACGTTTTGCAAATGCTTTTTCACGGTATTTACACTGATGGACAACGCCTCTCCAATTTCCTTATTCAATAAACCTTGCCGAACCAGTTTCACTATTTCCTTTTCCCGACTAGTTAATCTTGCCTCCAAAATCGGCTCTCTCTGCTCCTGACTAATCATGGCCGCTGCATTAAAAGCCCCCTCAATCGACTTTATAAGGAACTGGATACAGTTTCGGTCGACCTCACTAAAATGGCCTTCTTCCTTCTTCCGGACCAACCCGATTACCCCGACCAACTCCGACTTATCATAAATGTAAATTCCCATCTCATCGATATAACCAAACCGATCGAAATAGTGTAATGCGTATTCCGTCTTTTTAAATTGGTTATACGGCATGACATCTTTATTTTTCAGGATTGGAGCTGTGGGCACCCCAGTCGGTATATTCCCCGGTGCCAATACATCATGGGTATGATACGTTTCAAAATACTCATACATCGATTTGTCTTCAATATTAGTGAAGATCGGATCCATCAGCCGCCCTTCGTCATCAAGTAGCCAAAATAAATTGGTATAGCCAAACACTTCAAACAGACAATCAACCACTTTCTGACGATACGCTGTTAAATTACTACTATCCGAGTTAAATGCAACCCGGTCCAAACCTTCCATGATCTTCTTGTACTCTTTTTGCGTCAATTGCAACAAGTGATTTTCCTCCTGGTTCAGAATATTTGAAATGGTCATGTAACTCTTTCGGGTAATAGTATCCGTTATCCTCTTTGATTACAATGAAAAAAAGGAGGAGAGAAGATGAAAAAATCAGAATATGTGAATTATGATGGAATCGGTCTTGCGGAACTAGTGAAGAATAAGGAAGTAAAACCCGAAGAACTGGTTCAAACATCACTCGATCTCATCGAAGATTTGAATCCTGCACTCCATGCAGTCGCCTCAACAATCGAAGACCAAGCGTTGGAGGAAATCAAACAAGGACTGCCGAAAGGCCCGTTTGAAGGAGTACCATTCCTAATAAAAGAGCTAGTCCTTCATGCCAAAGGGGTTCCCGCCAATATGGGAAGCCGCCTAGCAGAAGGTATGACATTCCCTGTAGATAGTGAATTGATGGCCCGTTTCCGCAAAGCCGGTCTAGTAACGGTCGGGACAACGCCAACGCCGGAATTCGGCTATAATGCGACGACAGAGGCAACCTTCTATGGCGAGCCGGCAAAAAATCCGTGGGATACAAACCGCAGTCCGGGCGGATCCAGTGGAGGTTCATCATCCGCAGTCGCGGCCGGCATCGCACCTCTTGCCCATGCTAATGATGGCGGAGGGTCGATTAGGATTCCCGCCGCCTGTACCGGATTAGTCGGGTTGAAACCGACGAGAGGGCGCATTCCA from Bacillus sp. OxB-1 encodes:
- the thiE gene encoding thiamine phosphate synthase, with amino-acid sequence MSSLSIKKQLKLYFIMGSNNTGAVEPLNVLEAALQGGVTCFQLREKGDGALIGEAKREFAQQCQQLCQRYSVPFIINDDVELAMAVDADGVHVGQDDMDAGRVRERLGSNKILGVSTHTLEEVQQALADGADYVGMGPVYATMSKADAKPVAGTGLIRKTASLHPDLPIVGIGGITLDNFEPVIQAGASGVSLISAIASADDPFATAQKFAATIEEIIQREGASS
- a CDS encoding DUF3238 domain-containing protein; this encodes MQPLFEIQTVLHQADLISFTWNDVGGLYRVYKDGTHLYEGTVAEFSDGDFTHAKLYTYTVERLENGEVVDVIVLQTSAFAEEKNKENPLQSIVMTTIVAKTQIALSWEKIKDIEAYHILRNGVYVETVKGNRYIDRDISVDEPSVYSIHAERPLAQSEERLNVGKSIVSQVFGAINPFSTKEEAEVEQFLLTKEIAPPSQLLLPVKEKEVRKRVDHWKFRYTTFLQDQWLTNPNALSPNHYFKGDGRGFAPDGKGFRTRVDIELAYDLDRSPLTFTKQVGESVAYNYLKRFRERATASSDGITLKRLDHGEGETGFLLQHAVGNPLTTAPQIDYEVTAVMRRDGLFDIWGYHDQAPHHLARGDGDWEDIHLAESKGLAWMSRIVAWQYWRISNLQ
- a CDS encoding response regulator transcription factor, with translation MLQLTQKEYKKIMEGLDRVAFNSDSSNLTAYRQKVVDCLFEVFGYTNLFWLLDDEGRLMDPIFTNIEDKSMYEYFETYHTHDVLAPGNIPTGVPTAPILKNKDVMPYNQFKKTEYALHYFDRFGYIDEMGIYIYDKSELVGVIGLVRKKEEGHFSEVDRNCIQFLIKSIEGAFNAAAMISQEQREPILEARLTSREKEIVKLVRQGLLNKEIGEALSISVNTVKKHLQNVFQKMGVENRTELGYLLSRINL
- the thiM gene encoding hydroxyethylthiazole kinase, with translation MLNSPVLLLQQLRKDQPLVHCITNIVVANFQANGLLALGASPVMADAVEEAAEIASVSSCTVLNIGTLKAVTVEAMILAGKSANTHGKPVVLDPVGAGATAFRKQSVLRILEEVEVTLIRCNAGELAAIAGVTWQAKGVDAGEGEADVVKLAKQVATTHDCLVAVSGEVDIVTDGQNLLSITGGHPLMTRVTGVGCLLSSVVGAFLTVANEKPLEAAATALAFYKQVGEHAAEAATGPGDFAVHFLNGLALTEDRLITIGDFISQGGISL
- the thiD gene encoding bifunctional hydroxymethylpyrimidine kinase/phosphomethylpyrimidine kinase; the protein is MTAVALTIAGSDSGGGAGIQADLKTFQELDVFGTSALTAVTAQNTLGVHGVYPIEAAGVIAQIKAVLEDFHVGAVKTGMLFSADIITAVAQTLRMYGPPALIIDPVMIAKGGASLLQEEAVHALQQELIPIAAVVTPNIPEAEVLTGVSIETDDDVLEAAEKLLELGAQAVVMKGGHRHNEKFAEDLFLSADGERFLLRSERINTKDTHGTGCTFSAAITAWMANGKTAGESVIAAKQFIQAAIRDGLELGAGHGPTNHWAYHRLGENAGKGVILVD
- the thiW gene encoding energy coupling factor transporter S component ThiW; amino-acid sequence: MNTRKMVIMTMFVAIAVAGSTFVSFPAGIARAYPIQHAVNVIAAILLGPVPAVIIAFLTGLVRILTGTGSLLAFPGGMIGAFLAGVMYKRFGKAWLAGVGEMVGTGILASLFAVPYAKILMGTTFTAFFFVPPFLVSSVSGALLGLVLAARLQDTRISSKIGQME